The Mycolicibacterium duvalii DNA window GAACTGGGACGAGTTCGCCGACACCCTCACCGACGACGTGGTGGGCCGCTACGGCGAGTCGATCGGCGAGGAGCACCATTTCAGCACCCGCGAGGAACTCGTCGGCTTCATGCGAAACTCGTTGGGCCCCGAGATCATCACCGAGCACCGCGTCAACCATCCCGAGATCACCGTCGACGGCGACGAGGCCACCGCCACGTGGTACCTGCAGGACCGGGTGATCGCGCCCGACTTCAACTTCATGTTGATCGGCGCGGGTTTCTACCATGACCGCTACCGCCGCACCGAGGCCGGCTGGAAGATCAGCGAGACCGGCTACGACCGCACCTACGACGCGTCGATGTCGTTGGAGGCGTTGAATTTC harbors:
- a CDS encoding nuclear transport factor 2 family protein, whose translation is MGDIDEIKQVKYRYLRALDTKNWDEFADTLTDDVVGRYGESIGEEHHFSTREELVGFMRNSLGPEIITEHRVNHPEITVDGDEATATWYLQDRVIAPDFNFMLIGAGFYHDRYRRTEAGWKISETGYDRTYDASMSLEALNFKVKPGRAINT